A DNA window from Phaeobacter sp. A36a-5a contains the following coding sequences:
- a CDS encoding GH1 family beta-glucosidase, whose product MLRNSRQDFPEGFLFGAATSAYQIEGHGFGGAGATHWDSFAATPGNVVRAEHGQRACDHYHRYAEDLDLAAAAGFDCYRFSTSWARVLPEGRGTPNPDGLDFYDRLTDAMLERGLKPCVTLYHWELPQALADMGGWRNADIAKWFGDFTAVIMGRIGDRMYSAAPINEPWCVGWLSHFLGHHAPGLRDIRATARAMHHVMVAHGTAIETMRGLGMENLGAVFNLEWAAPADNSEAARQAAARYDAIYNGFFLGGAFHGRYPDLALEGLEPHLPHGWQDDFATISAPVDWCGLNYYTRKLIAPGSGAWPHYAEVDGPLPKTQMGWEIYPQGLYDFLTRTARDYTGDLPLIVTENGMANADMVTDGTVPDDARIAFVDDHLDAVRRAIADGVPVQGYFLWSLLDNYEWALGYEKRFGLIHVDFDTLTRTPKASYRALQSALAPRP is encoded by the coding sequence ATGTTACGCAACAGCCGCCAGGACTTCCCCGAGGGTTTTCTCTTTGGCGCGGCAACCTCAGCCTATCAGATCGAAGGACACGGGTTTGGCGGCGCCGGGGCGACCCATTGGGACAGTTTCGCCGCCACCCCCGGCAATGTAGTGCGAGCCGAGCACGGCCAGCGCGCCTGCGATCATTACCACCGCTACGCTGAGGATCTGGATCTGGCGGCGGCTGCCGGGTTTGACTGCTACCGGTTCTCCACCAGCTGGGCGCGGGTTCTGCCCGAGGGGCGTGGCACACCCAACCCCGACGGGCTGGATTTCTACGACCGGCTGACGGATGCGATGCTGGAGCGGGGGCTGAAACCCTGCGTGACGCTCTACCACTGGGAATTGCCTCAGGCGCTGGCCGATATGGGAGGCTGGCGCAACGCCGATATCGCCAAATGGTTTGGCGACTTTACCGCGGTCATCATGGGCCGCATTGGCGACCGGATGTATTCCGCGGCGCCGATCAATGAACCATGGTGCGTAGGCTGGCTGTCGCATTTCCTTGGCCATCATGCGCCCGGCCTGCGTGATATCCGGGCAACGGCGCGGGCGATGCACCATGTGATGGTAGCCCATGGCACCGCCATCGAAACGATGCGCGGCCTTGGCATGGAGAACCTTGGCGCCGTGTTCAATCTGGAATGGGCAGCCCCCGCCGACAACAGCGAGGCCGCCCGGCAGGCCGCTGCGCGCTATGATGCGATCTACAATGGCTTTTTCCTTGGCGGTGCCTTTCACGGGCGCTACCCGGATCTGGCGCTGGAAGGGCTGGAACCGCATCTGCCGCACGGCTGGCAGGATGATTTTGCAACCATCTCAGCCCCCGTCGACTGGTGCGGCCTCAACTACTATACCCGCAAGCTGATTGCGCCGGGCAGCGGCGCCTGGCCCCATTACGCCGAGGTCGATGGCCCGCTGCCCAAGACCCAGATGGGATGGGAGATCTATCCGCAGGGGCTTTATGATTTTTTGACCCGGACGGCGCGCGACTATACAGGCGATCTGCCGCTGATCGTGACCGAAAACGGCATGGCCAACGCGGATATGGTGACAGATGGCACCGTGCCGGACGACGCCCGGATTGCCTTTGTCGATGACCATCTGGACGCGGTGCGCCGTGCCATTGCGGATGGCGTGCCGGTGCAGGGCTATTTCCTGTGGTCGCTTCTGGACAATTACGAATGGGCGCTGGGGTATGAGAAACGGTTCGGGCTGATACATGTGGATTTCGACACGCTGACCCGCACCCCCAAGGCATCATACCGCGCGCTGCAATCGGCGTTGGCACCCCGGCCATGA
- a CDS encoding substrate-binding domain-containing protein, translating into MNLKELAAHLNLSQTTVSRALNGFPEVSEATRRRVAAAAEQHNYRPNTRAKALATGRAMAIGHVIPLSSQHEMVNPIFGDFIAGAGESYAKAGYDMVLSLVEDSKQEKAYREMAAKRNVDGIVLHAPRMSDPRIALLRDIGLPFAVHGRASDLEGPYSWLDVNNKSAFERATQFLLDLGHRRICLVNGLESMDFAWRRRAGYECALTAAGIPLDPALMFAEEMTESYGHRTVVHTQAMADPPTAYLVSSIIPAMGVRRAIEDSGRQMGRDISVITHDDDLSYLRNGDELPQFTATLSSVQEAGRQLADLLLAQIRDPGDAPLTRLLEAQLTVGRSTGPAPSR; encoded by the coding sequence ATGAATCTGAAGGAACTGGCCGCCCATCTGAACCTGTCACAGACAACGGTCAGCCGTGCGTTGAATGGGTTTCCCGAAGTAAGCGAAGCCACCCGCAGGCGGGTTGCGGCGGCGGCGGAGCAGCACAACTACCGCCCCAACACCCGCGCCAAGGCGCTGGCAACCGGGCGGGCAATGGCCATCGGCCATGTGATTCCGCTGTCATCGCAGCATGAGATGGTGAACCCGATCTTTGGCGATTTCATCGCCGGAGCGGGCGAGAGCTACGCCAAGGCCGGCTATGACATGGTGCTGTCGCTGGTCGAGGACAGCAAACAGGAAAAGGCCTATCGCGAGATGGCGGCGAAGCGGAACGTCGATGGCATCGTGCTGCATGCGCCGCGCATGTCGGACCCGCGGATTGCACTGTTGCGCGATATTGGCCTGCCTTTTGCGGTGCATGGCCGGGCCTCCGATCTGGAGGGGCCGTACAGCTGGCTGGATGTGAACAACAAAAGCGCCTTTGAACGGGCGACACAATTCCTGCTCGATCTCGGGCATCGGCGGATCTGTCTGGTCAATGGTCTGGAGAGCATGGATTTCGCATGGCGCCGTCGCGCAGGCTACGAATGCGCGCTGACCGCAGCGGGCATCCCCCTGGATCCCGCGCTGATGTTTGCCGAGGAAATGACCGAGAGCTACGGTCACCGCACCGTCGTACACACTCAGGCCATGGCCGATCCGCCCACCGCCTATCTGGTGTCGTCGATCATCCCGGCGATGGGTGTGCGCCGCGCAATCGAGGATTCGGGGCGCCAGATGGGGCGCGATATTTCGGTGATCACCCATGACGATGATCTCTCCTATCTGCGCAATGGCGATGAGCTGCCGCAATTCACCGCGACGCTTTCTTCTGTGCAGGAGGCCGGCCGACAGCTGGCCGACCTGCTGCTGGCGCAGATCCGCGATCCGGGTGACGCCCCTTTGACACGCCTGCTGGAAGCGCAGCTGACGGTTGGCCGCTCCACCGGGCCTGCGCCGTCGCGCTAG
- a CDS encoding ABC transporter substrate-binding protein codes for MKRRLTAAAGVLALTAGLAQADGALTFPVGEGEFNWDSFEALKATDLAGEQVTVFGPWLGPDQALVEKVLAYFAEATGADVRYTGSDSFEQQIVVDAEAGSAPNIAVFPQPGLVADMARRGFISPLGSDTADWVRENYAAGDSWVDLSTFKGPDGNEDLFGLFYKVDVKSLVWYVPETFEDFGYDVPQSMEELKALTDQMVEDGNTPWCIGLGSGGATGWPATDWVEDMMLRTQDPSVYDQWVSNEIPFTDPRVIGAIEEFGHFARNDAYVSGGAGAVASTDFRDSPKGLFASPPQCLMHRQASFIPAFFPEGTEVGLDADFFYFPAYEEKDLGSPVLGAGTLWSITNDSKGARALMEFLKSPIGHEVWMAQQGFLTPHKGVNTDLYATDTLKKMGDILLSADTFRFDASDLMPGAVGAGSFWTGMVGYAGGTPAEEVAAEIQSSWDALK; via the coding sequence ATGAAACGCAGGCTTACTGCCGCTGCGGGCGTGTTGGCATTGACAGCCGGACTTGCGCAGGCCGACGGGGCGCTGACCTTTCCGGTCGGTGAGGGAGAGTTCAACTGGGACAGCTTCGAGGCGCTAAAGGCGACCGATCTTGCCGGTGAACAGGTCACCGTCTTCGGACCCTGGCTTGGCCCCGATCAGGCACTGGTCGAGAAAGTGCTGGCCTATTTTGCCGAGGCTACCGGCGCCGATGTGCGTTACACCGGCTCCGACAGTTTCGAACAGCAGATCGTCGTGGACGCCGAGGCCGGCTCCGCACCCAACATCGCCGTCTTCCCGCAGCCGGGACTGGTGGCGGACATGGCGCGGCGCGGCTTTATCTCGCCTCTGGGCAGCGACACCGCCGACTGGGTGCGTGAAAACTACGCCGCTGGCGACTCCTGGGTCGATCTCAGCACCTTCAAGGGGCCGGATGGCAACGAGGATCTCTTTGGCCTGTTCTACAAGGTCGATGTGAAATCCCTTGTCTGGTACGTGCCTGAGACCTTTGAGGATTTCGGCTACGACGTGCCGCAGTCGATGGAAGAGCTGAAGGCGCTGACCGATCAGATGGTCGAGGATGGCAATACGCCCTGGTGTATTGGTCTGGGGTCCGGTGGCGCCACGGGCTGGCCTGCGACTGACTGGGTCGAGGATATGATGCTGCGCACCCAGGACCCGTCCGTCTATGACCAATGGGTCAGCAACGAAATCCCCTTCACCGATCCCCGCGTCATCGGTGCGATTGAGGAATTTGGGCATTTCGCCCGCAATGACGCCTATGTTTCGGGCGGGGCAGGGGCGGTGGCCTCCACAGATTTCCGCGACAGCCCCAAGGGCCTTTTCGCCAGCCCGCCGCAATGTCTGATGCACCGTCAGGCGTCCTTCATCCCTGCCTTCTTCCCCGAAGGCACCGAGGTGGGGCTGGATGCGGATTTCTTCTACTTCCCGGCCTATGAGGAAAAGGATCTGGGCAGCCCGGTTCTGGGGGCAGGCACCCTGTGGTCGATCACCAACGACAGCAAGGGCGCGCGCGCCTTGATGGAATTCCTGAAATCCCCTATCGGACATGAGGTCTGGATGGCGCAGCAGGGCTTCCTGACCCCGCACAAGGGCGTCAACACCGACCTTTATGCCACTGATACGCTGAAAAAGATGGGCGATATCCTGTTGTCCGCAGACACCTTCCGCTTTGACGCATCGGATCTGATGCCCGGCGCGGTCGGCGCGGGTTCCTTCTGGACAGGCATGGTCGGCTACGCTGGCGGCACCCCGGCAGAAGAGGTCGCGGCCGAGATCCAGTCCTCCTGGGATGCTTTGAAATAA
- a CDS encoding carbohydrate ABC transporter permease, protein MHPAIQGLLTIAFGVGGCVGYFYFSNLVLDRVIFPARGAHIARNIRRANMIRPWLFLLPALLALGLYLAYPVVETLRLSVSERLPGGGSEFVGLANYQQMLAEAKFWEALKNNFLWLLVVPAASTAFGLLAAQLTDRLAWGNIAKSLIFMPMAISFVGAAVIWKLVYDARPEGTEQIGVLNALYIYFGGDGPMQWLTIPFWNNFFLMMVLIWIQTGFAMVILSAALRGIPEETVEAAIVDGAGPFQIFFKIKVPQIMDTIVVVWTTITIVVLKVFDIVFAMTNGQWETQVLANYMYDKLFRANDWGVGSASAMVIMLLVLPILVWNVYNARREMR, encoded by the coding sequence ATGCACCCAGCCATTCAGGGCCTGCTCACAATCGCCTTTGGCGTCGGAGGGTGTGTCGGCTATTTCTACTTCTCCAATCTGGTGCTGGACCGGGTGATCTTTCCGGCACGCGGTGCGCATATCGCCCGCAATATCCGCCGCGCCAACATGATCCGACCCTGGCTGTTCCTGTTGCCCGCCTTGCTGGCGCTGGGGCTTTATCTGGCCTATCCGGTGGTCGAGACGCTGCGCCTTTCTGTCAGCGAACGCCTGCCCGGTGGCGGATCTGAATTCGTCGGCCTTGCCAACTACCAGCAGATGCTGGCCGAGGCGAAATTCTGGGAAGCGCTCAAGAACAATTTCCTGTGGCTTCTCGTGGTGCCTGCCGCCTCGACCGCCTTCGGCCTGCTGGCCGCACAGCTGACGGACCGGCTGGCCTGGGGCAATATCGCGAAGTCGCTGATCTTCATGCCGATGGCGATCTCCTTTGTCGGGGCTGCGGTGATCTGGAAACTGGTCTATGACGCCCGCCCCGAGGGCACCGAGCAGATCGGCGTTCTGAACGCGCTCTACATCTATTTCGGCGGCGACGGGCCGATGCAGTGGCTGACCATCCCGTTCTGGAACAACTTCTTCCTGATGATGGTGCTGATCTGGATCCAGACCGGTTTTGCCATGGTGATCCTGTCGGCAGCCCTGCGCGGCATCCCCGAAGAAACCGTTGAAGCCGCCATCGTGGATGGGGCCGGACCGTTTCAGATCTTCTTCAAGATCAAGGTGCCGCAGATCATGGACACGATCGTCGTCGTCTGGACCACCATCACCATCGTTGTGCTCAAGGTCTTTGACATCGTCTTTGCCATGACCAACGGCCAGTGGGAGACGCAGGTTCTGGCCAATTACATGTACGACAAACTGTTCCGCGCCAATGACTGGGGCGTCGGCTCCGCCAGCGCCATGGTCATCATGCTTCTGGTCCTGCCGATCCTGGTCTGGAACGTCTACAACGCCCGCCGCGAAATGCGCTGA
- a CDS encoding carbohydrate ABC transporter permease — protein MTMIAGQKPALTWALRLSVVLLVGLWLFPTLGLLVSSFRTADQIATSGWWRAMFPSEQNLTLRIDPPSEQLRQGDLFVIEGRLFAEDTSSEISAWGTSAREPAAYQPGETAELRRGGTLSVAADGAYRFESTEEISGKRGPRVFVTATVPPEFTLENYETVLISGNSTDNMAKAFFNTLTVTIPATIIPILVAAFAAYALAWMEFPGRALLVAAIVGLLVVPLQLALIPLLKFHNEIGIGKGYIGVWMAHTGFGLPLAIYLLRNYMVGIPRDIIENARVDGATDFMIFTRIILPLSFPALASFAIFQFLWTWNDLLVAMVFLIDATGETTVMTKQIVELLGTRGGNWEILATSAFVSIAVPLGVFFAMQKYLVRGLLAGSVK, from the coding sequence ATGACAATGATTGCCGGACAAAAACCTGCGCTGACCTGGGCCTTACGCCTTTCTGTGGTGCTGCTCGTAGGGCTGTGGCTGTTCCCGACGCTGGGCCTCTTGGTGTCCTCCTTCCGCACCGCCGATCAGATCGCGACCAGCGGCTGGTGGCGCGCGATGTTCCCCAGTGAACAGAACCTGACCCTGCGCATTGACCCGCCCAGCGAACAGCTGCGACAGGGAGATCTCTTTGTGATTGAGGGCCGCCTCTTTGCCGAAGACACCAGCAGCGAGATTTCCGCCTGGGGCACCTCGGCGCGCGAGCCTGCCGCCTATCAGCCCGGTGAAACGGCCGAGCTGCGCCGTGGCGGCACCCTGTCGGTTGCGGCAGATGGCGCCTACCGGTTCGAAAGCACCGAGGAAATCAGCGGCAAACGCGGCCCCCGGGTGTTTGTCACCGCAACCGTGCCGCCGGAATTCACGCTGGAAAACTATGAAACAGTGCTCATCTCTGGCAATTCAACCGACAATATGGCCAAGGCATTTTTCAACACGCTAACCGTCACCATTCCGGCAACCATCATCCCGATCCTTGTTGCCGCCTTCGCGGCCTATGCGCTGGCGTGGATGGAATTTCCGGGCCGCGCCCTGCTGGTGGCGGCCATCGTTGGCCTGCTGGTGGTGCCATTGCAACTGGCGCTGATCCCGCTGCTGAAATTCCACAATGAGATCGGCATCGGCAAAGGCTACATCGGCGTCTGGATGGCCCACACCGGCTTTGGCCTGCCGCTCGCGATCTACCTTTTGCGCAACTACATGGTCGGCATTCCACGCGATATCATCGAAAATGCCCGTGTCGATGGCGCGACCGATTTCATGATCTTCACCCGCATCATCCTGCCGCTGTCCTTTCCGGCGCTGGCCTCATTTGCAATCTTCCAGTTCCTGTGGACCTGGAACGACCTTCTGGTGGCCATGGTGTTCCTGATCGACGCCACCGGGGAAACCACCGTGATGACCAAGCAGATCGTTGAGCTGCTGGGCACCCGTGGCGGCAATTGGGAGATCCTCGCAACCTCCGCCTTCGTCTCGATTGCGGTGCCGCTCGGTGTCTTCTTTGCCATGCAGAAATACCTCGTCCGTGGCCTCCTTGCAGGCTCGGTCAAGTGA
- a CDS encoding alpha-amylase family glycosyl hydrolase, with product MNAQAQLDPAQVLAADPDWWRGAVIYQIYPRSYQDSNGDGIGDLRGITQRLPHIASLGVDAIWISPFFTSPMKDFGYDVSDYCDVDPMFGSLSDFDQLVATAHGLGLRVMIDLVLSHTSDQHPWFGESRQSRDNARADWYVWADPQPDGTPPNNWLSIFGGSAWQWDPRREQYYLHNFLVSQPDLNFHCPAVQDALLDVTRFWLERGVDGFRLDTINFYFHDAELRSNPALPPEQRNATIAPSVNPYNHQEHLYSKNQPENLAFLGRFRALLDEYPAKAAVGEVGDAQRGLEIMGSYTAGNSGVHMCYAFELLAKDVLTASRLAEVFAEVDRVAASGWACWAFSNHDVIRHSSRWDLSPEAQRLFTTMMMCLRGTTCIYQGEELGLPEADIAFEDLQDPYGIEFWPEFKGRDGCRTPMVWEPSNSAGGFSEGKPWLPVSPEHLSLSVASQEADPQAMLHHYRRAIALRKAHPALAVGTHDQLRAEGNVAFFTRQDRDEVIFCAFNLGDTPAEITLPEGTWRRPDTDIALADLPQSGARVALAPWQACLAVRV from the coding sequence ATGAACGCTCAAGCTCAACTCGACCCGGCACAGGTTCTCGCCGCTGACCCCGATTGGTGGCGCGGTGCAGTGATCTATCAGATTTACCCGCGCAGCTATCAGGACAGCAACGGCGATGGCATCGGTGACCTCAGAGGCATCACCCAGCGCCTGCCGCATATTGCTTCGCTTGGGGTGGATGCGATCTGGATCTCGCCGTTCTTCACATCCCCGATGAAGGATTTCGGCTATGACGTCTCCGACTACTGCGACGTTGATCCGATGTTCGGCAGCCTGTCCGACTTTGACCAGCTGGTCGCAACGGCGCACGGCCTGGGCCTGCGGGTGATGATTGATCTTGTGCTGTCGCATACCTCTGACCAGCACCCGTGGTTCGGCGAAAGCCGCCAGAGCCGCGACAATGCCCGCGCTGACTGGTACGTCTGGGCCGACCCGCAGCCCGATGGCACGCCGCCGAACAACTGGCTGTCGATCTTTGGCGGCTCTGCCTGGCAATGGGATCCCCGGCGGGAACAGTATTACCTGCACAACTTCCTTGTCTCGCAGCCGGATCTGAATTTCCATTGCCCCGCCGTGCAGGACGCGCTGTTGGATGTGACCCGCTTCTGGCTGGAGCGCGGCGTTGATGGCTTCCGTCTGGATACCATCAACTTCTATTTCCACGACGCTGAGCTGCGGTCGAACCCGGCCCTGCCGCCAGAGCAGCGCAATGCCACCATCGCGCCCTCGGTAAACCCCTATAATCACCAGGAACATCTCTACTCAAAGAACCAGCCGGAAAACCTGGCCTTCCTTGGCCGGTTCCGCGCGCTTCTGGATGAATACCCGGCCAAGGCGGCCGTGGGCGAGGTGGGCGACGCGCAGCGCGGTCTTGAGATCATGGGCAGCTACACGGCAGGCAACAGCGGCGTTCACATGTGCTACGCCTTTGAGCTCCTGGCCAAGGATGTGCTGACCGCCTCCCGGCTGGCCGAAGTCTTTGCCGAGGTGGACCGCGTTGCGGCCAGCGGCTGGGCCTGCTGGGCGTTTTCCAACCACGATGTGATCCGCCACAGCAGCCGCTGGGATCTCAGCCCGGAGGCGCAGCGCCTGTTCACCACCATGATGATGTGCCTGCGCGGCACCACCTGCATCTATCAGGGCGAGGAGCTGGGCCTGCCAGAGGCAGACATCGCCTTTGAAGATCTGCAGGACCCCTATGGCATTGAGTTCTGGCCCGAATTCAAGGGCCGCGACGGCTGCCGTACGCCAATGGTCTGGGAACCGTCAAACAGCGCAGGCGGCTTCAGCGAAGGCAAGCCATGGCTGCCCGTCTCGCCCGAGCATCTCAGCCTGAGCGTCGCCAGTCAGGAAGCCGACCCGCAGGCCATGCTGCACCACTACCGCCGCGCCATCGCCCTGCGCAAGGCACATCCGGCGCTCGCGGTGGGCACTCATGACCAGCTGCGGGCAGAGGGCAATGTCGCCTTCTTCACCCGTCAGGACCGTGACGAGGTGATCTTCTGCGCTTTCAATCTGGGGGACACCCCGGCAGAGATCACCCTGCCGGAGGGCACATGGCGCAGGCCCGACACCGACATCGCCCTGGCCGACCTGCCGCAAAGCGGCGCCCGTGTCGCGCTGGCACCGTGGCAGGCCTGCCTTGCGGTGCGGGTCTGA
- a CDS encoding ABC transporter ATP-binding protein, producing MANLKLTNVAKTYGGGVEVLRDINLDIKQGELIVFVGPSGCGKSTLLRMIAGLERISGGTLEIDDAVMNDIPPAQRGIAMVFQSYALYPHMTVRDNMAFALKIAKKSKPEIDAAIDRAAKILQLEPYLDRLPKALSGGQRQRVAIGRSIVRDPKVYLFDEPLSNLDAALRVATRIEIAQLKEAMPDSTMIYVTHDQVEAMTLASRIVVLADKGIAQVGTPLELYQRPENEFVAQFIGSPAMNLIPGTVIATGPRTTVRLNSGEEVIADIPTTDADQGLAVNVGVRPEDLVETGTGGALIDSRVDIVEALGEVTVLYIAAGEGKDPLIAKLPGIHKGLRGSSVRLYADPAKLHLFHNGQSLLYR from the coding sequence ATGGCAAACCTGAAATTGACCAATGTCGCCAAGACCTACGGGGGCGGCGTCGAGGTCCTGAGAGATATCAATCTCGATATCAAACAGGGGGAGCTGATCGTCTTTGTCGGCCCCTCCGGCTGCGGCAAATCCACCCTGCTGCGGATGATCGCGGGGCTGGAGCGGATCAGCGGCGGCACGCTGGAAATCGACGATGCGGTGATGAATGATATCCCGCCCGCCCAGCGGGGCATCGCGATGGTGTTCCAGTCCTATGCGCTCTATCCGCATATGACCGTTCGCGACAACATGGCCTTTGCGCTGAAAATCGCCAAGAAAAGCAAGCCTGAGATCGACGCCGCCATCGACCGCGCCGCCAAGATCCTGCAGCTGGAGCCTTATCTCGACCGCCTGCCCAAGGCGCTGTCGGGCGGGCAGCGCCAGCGGGTCGCCATCGGTCGCTCCATCGTGCGTGATCCGAAGGTCTATCTCTTTGACGAGCCACTCTCAAATCTGGACGCGGCCCTGCGGGTCGCCACAAGGATCGAAATCGCCCAGCTGAAAGAGGCGATGCCGGACAGCACCATGATCTATGTGACCCATGATCAGGTGGAGGCGATGACGCTGGCCAGCCGCATTGTGGTTCTGGCCGACAAAGGCATCGCACAGGTCGGCACGCCACTGGAGCTGTACCAGCGCCCGGAGAATGAATTTGTGGCCCAGTTCATCGGCTCGCCCGCAATGAACCTCATTCCCGGCACTGTGATCGCCACTGGCCCACGCACCACCGTGCGGCTCAACAGTGGGGAAGAGGTCATCGCCGATATCCCCACGACCGACGCCGATCAGGGGCTCGCGGTGAATGTCGGCGTCCGGCCCGAGGATCTGGTCGAAACCGGCACAGGCGGCGCGCTGATCGACAGCCGCGTCGATATTGTGGAGGCTCTGGGTGAGGTGACGGTGCTCTACATCGCCGCAGGTGAGGGCAAGGATCCCCTGATTGCGAAACTCCCCGGCATTCACAAGGGGTTGCGCGGCTCCTCTGTGCGGCTCTACGCCGACCCGGCCAAGCTGCATCTGTTCCACAACGGCCAGTCGCTGCTCTATCGTTGA
- a CDS encoding ABC transporter substrate-binding protein — MRILVFSAVVSRPVRGLCLALLALVQLGIAAQAFEIEDRRRFGPAAAEAAPDLLRVLSTTDTDLLAPLVDSFLRTRPTVVVDYVAVSSAELMRAVVEENAPFDLAVSSALDLQTKLANDGYTLAHRSTTTAQLPVWGNWRDHVFAFSQEPASIVLSPAAFEGLEMPRSRQALMSLLRRYPNRFRGRIGTYDVETSGLGYLFATQDLRTSESFWRMMEIFGSLDLRLYCCSSEMIEAVARGDLAIAYNVLGSYARARDDLADRIEIVDPQDYTNMMLRTAVVLKGAERPDLAGAFIDHLLRAAWGSSRDPAYPFPRYPTGAASPEAALRPIQMGPGLLVFLDRLKRARFIEEWRSTVLQK; from the coding sequence ATGCGTATCCTTGTATTTTCCGCTGTCGTGAGCCGCCCGGTGCGGGGTCTGTGTCTGGCGCTACTGGCGCTTGTTCAGCTGGGGATCGCAGCGCAGGCGTTTGAAATCGAAGATCGTCGTCGCTTTGGGCCTGCCGCAGCCGAGGCGGCACCGGATCTGCTGCGGGTTCTGTCAACCACAGACACCGATCTGCTGGCGCCGCTTGTCGATAGCTTCCTGCGGACGCGACCGACCGTGGTGGTGGACTATGTTGCTGTCAGCAGTGCCGAGCTGATGCGGGCGGTCGTGGAGGAGAACGCGCCGTTTGATCTGGCCGTTTCCTCGGCGCTGGATTTGCAGACCAAACTGGCCAATGACGGCTATACACTGGCGCACCGCTCCACCACGACGGCGCAGCTGCCGGTCTGGGGCAACTGGCGCGACCATGTCTTTGCCTTCTCGCAGGAGCCTGCGTCGATTGTGCTGTCTCCGGCGGCCTTTGAGGGGCTGGAGATGCCGCGCAGCCGGCAGGCGCTGATGTCGCTCTTACGGCGATACCCCAACCGGTTCCGGGGCCGCATCGGCACCTATGATGTCGAGACCAGCGGCCTTGGCTATCTGTTTGCGACGCAGGATCTGCGCACCTCAGAGAGTTTCTGGCGGATGATGGAGATTTTCGGCAGTCTTGACCTGCGGCTCTATTGCTGTTCCAGCGAGATGATCGAGGCGGTCGCGCGGGGAGATCTGGCGATTGCCTATAACGTGCTGGGCAGCTACGCCCGCGCGCGGGATGATCTGGCGGATCGGATCGAAATCGTGGATCCGCAGGATTACACCAACATGATGCTGCGCACCGCAGTGGTTCTGAAGGGGGCTGAGCGGCCGGATCTGGCCGGCGCCTTTATCGACCATCTGCTGCGCGCGGCCTGGGGAAGCAGCCGCGATCCGGCCTATCCGTTCCCAAGGTATCCAACCGGGGCCGCCAGCCCCGAGGCGGCGCTGCGCCCGATCCAGATGGGACCGGGGCTGCTGGTGTTTCTGGACCGGCTGAAACGGGCGCGTTTTATCGAAGAATGGCGCAGCACCGTGTTGCAGAAATAA